A portion of the Leptospira noumeaensis genome contains these proteins:
- a CDS encoding M23 family metallopeptidase, which yields MRSIVVVFGLLASFILADEPVSETKPEFVWPIQGLELPALITSTFGESRKDHFHNGLDISSVLQPVKSMSEGFILYSRYAEDDPFEEERGSGNIVWVAHKSGYVSGYYHLGGTRNETVRTGKKISAGDTIGISGNTGHSTGGHLHFVLGKDYGKTLLDPLAYLPVVEDTMPPQIANLFIHVGENFTNLNDGDNINVSKAFPLTVSIIDGGVKNSQRRGVKDVKFFFNGEAYKQANFSSLQFEEGKWKTKEGHSFDDLFFKDRYLVGILNLKAGENTIKVQTKDFSGKESERSFSINITRISGGN from the coding sequence ATGAGAAGTATTGTTGTAGTCTTCGGTCTCTTGGCAAGTTTTATTTTAGCAGATGAACCTGTATCCGAAACAAAACCTGAGTTTGTTTGGCCGATCCAGGGTTTGGAATTACCAGCTCTCATCACTAGCACTTTTGGGGAGTCTAGAAAGGATCATTTTCACAATGGCCTGGATATTTCCTCGGTTTTACAACCTGTCAAAAGTATGAGCGAAGGTTTCATCTTATACTCCCGTTATGCGGAAGATGATCCCTTTGAAGAAGAGCGAGGTTCCGGAAATATTGTCTGGGTGGCACATAAAAGCGGTTATGTGAGTGGTTATTACCACCTTGGCGGGACACGAAATGAGACAGTAAGAACCGGCAAAAAAATATCTGCTGGAGATACCATTGGAATCTCAGGAAACACTGGCCATTCTACTGGTGGTCACCTACACTTCGTTTTAGGAAAGGATTATGGAAAAACCCTTCTTGATCCTTTGGCCTATCTTCCAGTTGTTGAAGACACAATGCCTCCACAAATTGCCAATCTCTTCATTCATGTAGGGGAAAACTTTACAAATTTAAATGATGGGGACAATATCAACGTTTCCAAAGCTTTTCCACTTACGGTCAGTATCATTGATGGTGGTGTTAAAAATAGCCAACGTCGCGGTGTAAAAGACGTAAAATTTTTCTTCAATGGAGAGGCTTACAAACAGGCCAACTTTTCCTCGTTACAGTTTGAAGAAGGCAAATGGAAAACCAAAGAGGGACATAGTTTTGATGATTTGTTTTTTAAAGATCGTTACTTGGTGGGCATTCTCAATTTAAAAGCCGGAGAAAATACCATCAAAGTCCAAACAAAAGATTTTAGCGGAAAAGAATCAGAAAGAAGTTTTAGTATCAACATTACAAGGATTAGTGGAGGAAATTAA